One segment of Pseudophryne corroboree isolate aPseCor3 chromosome 3 unlocalized genomic scaffold, aPseCor3.hap2 SUPER_3_unloc_16, whole genome shotgun sequence DNA contains the following:
- the LOC134983474 gene encoding gastrula zinc finger protein XlCGF17.1-like — MEVERQILARKKDPVQVPKSYFPCSECGKYFAQKSQRARHQRSHTSERPFPCPECWKWFAQKSDVVKHQISHTGERLFPCSECGKWFARKSDLVKHQRSHTGEKPFSCSECAKCYSRKAQLVIHQRSHTGEKPFPCSECGKCFAHKSDLVSHNRSHTVENPISCSECGKCFTKKSQLVTHQRSHTGERPFQCPECGKGFAQKSNLVRHQRSHTGEKPFPCSECGKCFAHKSDLVSHNRSHTVENPISCSECGKCFTRKCRLVIHQRSHTGEKPFPCSECGKCFALKSSLVRHHRSHTGEKLFSCTECGKCFTQKSHLVRHQQSHTCENPFPCTECGKCFTQKSQLVTHQRSHTGEKPF, encoded by the exons atggaagttgagcgtcagattctAGCCCGGAAAAAGGATCCCGTACAAG taccaaaatcctattttccatgttctgagtgtgggaaatattttgcacagaaatcacaacgtgctagacatcagagaagtcacacaagtgagaggccatttccatgtcctgagtgttggaaatggtttgcacagaaatcagatgttgttaaacatcagataagtcacacaggtgagaggctatttccatgttctgagtgtgggaaatggtttgcacggaaatcagatcttgttaaacatcagagaagtcacacaggtgagaagccattttcttgctctgagtgcgcaaAATGTTATAGTCGGAaagcacaacttgttatacatcagagaagtcacacaggtgagaagccatttccatgttctgagtgtgggaaatgttttgcacacaaatcagatcttgttagtcataacagaagtcacacagtggagaatccaatttcttgctctgagtgtgggaaatgttttacaaagaaatcacaacttgttacacatcagcgaagtcacacaggtgagaggccatttcaatgtcctgagtgtgggaaagggtttgcacagaaatcaaatcttgttagacatcagagaagtcacacaggtgagaagccatttccatgttctgaatgtgggaaatgttttgcacacaaatcagatcttgttagtcataacagaagtcacacagtggagaatccaatttcttgctctgagtgtgggaaatgttttacacggaaatgccgtcttgttatacatcagagaagtcacacaggtgagaagccatttccatgttctgagtgtgggaaatgttttgcactcaaatcatctcttgttagacatcacagaagtcacacaggtgagaagctattttcttgcaccgagtgtgggaaatgttttacacagaaatcacatcttgttagacatcagcaaagtcacacatgtgagaatccatttccatgcactgagtgtgggaaatgttttacacagaaatcacaacttgttacacatcagagaagtcacacaggtgagaagccattttaa